One genomic region from Streptomyces sp. Li-HN-5-11 encodes:
- the aspA gene encoding aspartate ammonia-lyase, whose translation MTAATRSEHDLLGDRDVPAEAYWGIHTLRARENFPITGTPISAYPHLIDALAAVKEAAALANEELGLLEPQKAAAIAQACREIRAGELHDQFVVDVIQGGAGTSTNMNANEVVANRALELLGHTKGQYAFLHPNEDVNLGQSTNDVYPTAVKIATVFAVRSLLKAMAVLQDAFAAKAVEFRDVLKMGRTQLQDAVPMTLGQEFSAYAVMLDEDRSRLAEAVELIHEINLGATAIGTGLNAPAGYAEAARRHLAAITGLPLVTAANLVEATQDCGAFVQMSGVLKRIAVKLSKSCNDLRLLSSGPRAGLGEINLPPVQAGSSIMPGKVNPVIPEVVNQVAFEVIGNDVTITMAAEAGQLQLNAFEPVILHSLSESITHLESACLTLAERCVAGITANTDALRATVENSIGLVTALNPHIGYTAATDIAKEALATGRGVAELVLEKGLLPAERLAALLRPEVVAGSGVPVA comes from the coding sequence ATGACCGCCGCCACCCGTAGCGAACACGACCTGCTCGGCGACCGCGACGTGCCCGCCGAGGCGTACTGGGGCATCCACACCCTGCGCGCCAGGGAGAACTTCCCCATCACCGGCACCCCGATCTCCGCCTACCCGCACCTGATCGACGCCCTCGCCGCCGTCAAGGAGGCCGCCGCCCTCGCCAACGAGGAACTCGGCCTTCTCGAGCCGCAGAAGGCAGCCGCCATCGCCCAGGCCTGCCGTGAGATCCGCGCGGGCGAGCTGCACGACCAGTTCGTCGTCGACGTCATCCAGGGCGGCGCCGGCACGTCGACCAACATGAACGCCAACGAGGTCGTCGCCAACCGCGCGCTGGAGCTCCTCGGACACACCAAGGGGCAGTACGCGTTCCTGCACCCCAACGAGGACGTCAACCTGGGGCAGTCCACCAACGACGTCTACCCGACCGCCGTGAAGATCGCCACGGTCTTCGCGGTGCGCTCCCTGCTGAAGGCGATGGCGGTGCTCCAGGACGCCTTCGCCGCCAAGGCCGTCGAGTTCCGCGACGTCCTGAAGATGGGACGCACCCAGCTGCAGGACGCGGTGCCGATGACGCTCGGGCAGGAGTTCTCCGCCTACGCCGTCATGCTGGACGAGGACCGCAGCCGGCTGGCGGAGGCCGTCGAGCTGATCCACGAGATCAACCTCGGTGCGACCGCGATCGGCACCGGCCTCAACGCCCCCGCCGGATACGCCGAGGCCGCCCGCCGGCACCTCGCCGCCATCACCGGTCTGCCGCTGGTCACGGCGGCGAACCTGGTCGAGGCCACGCAGGACTGCGGCGCGTTCGTCCAGATGTCGGGCGTCCTCAAGCGGATCGCCGTCAAGCTGTCGAAGAGCTGCAACGACCTGCGCCTGCTGTCCTCCGGGCCACGCGCCGGCTTGGGTGAGATCAACCTGCCGCCCGTGCAGGCCGGTTCGTCCATCATGCCCGGCAAGGTCAACCCGGTGATCCCCGAGGTCGTCAACCAGGTCGCCTTCGAGGTGATCGGCAACGACGTCACCATCACCATGGCCGCCGAGGCCGGACAGCTCCAGCTCAACGCCTTCGAGCCGGTCATCCTGCACTCCCTGTCGGAGAGCATCACCCACCTGGAGAGCGCCTGCCTCACGCTGGCCGAGCGCTGCGTGGCCGGCATCACCGCCAACACCGATGCGCTGCGCGCCACCGTCGAGAACTCCATCGGCCTGGTCACCGCCCTCAACCCGCACATCGGCTACACGGCCGCCACCGACATCGCCAAGGAAGCCCTCGCCACCGGCCGCGGAGTCGCGGAACTCGTCCTGGAGAAGGGCCTGTTGCCGGCCGAGCGGCTCGCCGCACTGCTGCGCCCGGAGGTCGTCGCGGGCAGCGGCGTCCCCGTGGCCTGA
- a CDS encoding glutaminase, protein MTSSTTFQPVLERIAEEVGRAPGRGRCADYIPALAARDPRAFGMAVAELDGTVYGVGDWREPFSAQSITKVFTLALDLAREGDELWEHVGREPSGNPFNSLVQLEYENGIPRNPFINAGALVVTDRLQTRTGDAAGELLAFLRAESGNATLDFDKEVAASEAAHGDRNAALAHFMASYGNIGNPVPVLLDQYFRQCSVEASCADLALATTFLARHGIRADGTRLLRRSQAKQVNAIMLTCGTYDAAGDFAYRVGLPGKSGVGGGIVAVVPGRCALCVWSPGLDERGNSVAGVAALDRFTTLTGLSVF, encoded by the coding sequence ATGACGTCGTCGACGACCTTCCAGCCGGTCCTGGAGCGTATTGCCGAGGAAGTGGGGCGGGCACCCGGCCGCGGGCGCTGCGCCGACTACATCCCGGCGCTCGCGGCCCGCGACCCGCGCGCCTTCGGCATGGCCGTCGCGGAGCTGGACGGCACGGTGTACGGCGTGGGGGACTGGCGGGAGCCGTTCTCCGCGCAGTCCATCACGAAGGTGTTCACCCTTGCCCTCGACCTCGCCCGCGAGGGCGACGAACTGTGGGAGCACGTGGGCCGCGAACCCTCCGGCAACCCGTTCAACTCCCTGGTGCAGCTGGAGTACGAGAACGGCATCCCGCGCAACCCGTTCATCAACGCGGGCGCCCTGGTGGTCACCGACCGCCTGCAGACCCGTACGGGCGACGCGGCGGGGGAGCTGCTGGCCTTCCTGCGAGCCGAGAGCGGCAACGCCACCCTCGACTTCGACAAGGAGGTCGCCGCCTCCGAGGCCGCGCACGGCGACCGCAACGCCGCCCTCGCCCACTTCATGGCGTCCTACGGCAACATCGGCAACCCGGTGCCGGTCCTGCTGGACCAGTACTTCCGCCAGTGCTCGGTCGAGGCCTCCTGCGCCGACCTCGCCCTGGCCACCACCTTCCTGGCCCGGCACGGCATACGGGCCGACGGCACCCGGCTGCTCAGACGCAGCCAGGCCAAGCAGGTCAACGCGATCATGCTGACCTGCGGGACGTACGACGCGGCGGGCGACTTCGCCTACCGCGTCGGGCTGCCCGGCAAGAGCGGTGTCGGCGGCGGCATCGTCGCCGTCGTGCCGGGCCGGTGCGCGCTGTGCGTGTGGAGCCCCGGTCTGGACGAACGGGGCAACTCGGTGGCGGGCGTCGCGGCCCTGGACCGGTTCACGACACTCACCGGGCTGTCGGTGTTCTGA
- a CDS encoding asparaginase has product MYSSVLAAAPPVREPLHAPVAHLVRGGMTEGVHYGSLVVLGADGQVDFQLGDIEAAFYPRSALKPVQAVAMARAGLPLEGELLSLAAASHSGEERHLAGTRRILDLAGLTEDDLRNVPDLPFDPVVRDAWVREGRLPSRLAQNCSGKHAAMLYTCKLNGWSLDDYLDPAHPLQQAIAEIVEDLTGQRIAHVTVDGCGAPLFSVSLHGLARAAARITTTAPGTPEARVADAMREHAEMASGSGRDVAAVMRAVPGLLAKDGFEGVQVAALPDGRAIAVKIADGADRARIPVAAAALVRAGVDAGLLAEFAGEPLLGGGEPVGCVRPVRALAPAPLTACA; this is encoded by the coding sequence ATGTACAGCAGTGTTCTCGCGGCGGCACCCCCGGTCCGCGAACCCCTCCACGCACCCGTCGCCCACCTCGTCCGCGGCGGGATGACCGAGGGCGTCCACTACGGCTCCCTCGTCGTCCTCGGCGCCGACGGCCAGGTCGACTTCCAGCTCGGCGACATCGAGGCCGCCTTCTATCCGCGCTCCGCCCTCAAGCCCGTCCAGGCCGTGGCCATGGCGCGGGCCGGCCTCCCGCTGGAGGGTGAGCTGCTCTCGCTCGCCGCCGCCAGCCACTCCGGCGAGGAACGCCACCTCGCCGGCACCCGGCGGATCCTCGACCTGGCCGGTCTGACCGAGGACGACCTGCGCAACGTCCCCGACCTGCCGTTCGACCCGGTGGTCCGGGACGCCTGGGTGCGCGAGGGCCGCCTGCCCTCCCGGCTCGCCCAGAACTGCTCCGGCAAGCACGCGGCCATGCTGTACACCTGCAAGCTCAACGGCTGGTCCCTCGACGACTACCTCGACCCGGCCCACCCCCTCCAGCAGGCCATCGCCGAGATCGTCGAGGACCTGACCGGGCAGCGGATCGCCCACGTCACCGTCGACGGCTGCGGCGCGCCCCTGTTCTCCGTCTCCCTGCACGGCCTGGCGCGCGCCGCCGCCCGCATCACCACCACCGCCCCCGGCACCCCGGAGGCGCGGGTGGCCGACGCGATGCGCGAACACGCCGAGATGGCCTCCGGATCGGGCCGGGACGTCGCCGCCGTGATGCGGGCCGTGCCCGGGCTGCTCGCCAAGGACGGCTTCGAGGGCGTCCAGGTCGCCGCGCTGCCGGACGGCCGCGCGATCGCGGTGAAGATCGCCGACGGCGCCGACCGGGCCCGCATCCCGGTCGCGGCGGCCGCCCTCGTCCGGGCCGGCGTCGATGCCGGCCTGCTCGCCGAGTTCGCGGGCGAGCCGCTGCTCGGCGGCGGCGAGCCGGTCGGCTGCGTCCGCCCGGTGCGTGCACTGGCCCCGGCCCCGCTCACCGCCTGCGCCTGA